In a genomic window of Leishmania donovani BPK282A1 complete genome, chromosome 32:
- a CDS encoding ribosomal protein L3, putative encodes MSHCKFEHPRHGHLGFLPRKRSRQIRGRARAFPKDDATQKPHLTSFMVFKAGMTHIVRDVDRPGSKVNKKEVVEPVTILEAPPMVIVGIVGYRQTPVGLKTIGTVW; translated from the coding sequence ATGTCTCACTGCAAGTTCGAGCACCCCCGCCACGGCCATCTCGGCTTCCTGCCGCGCAAGCGCTCGCGCCAGATCCgcggccgcgcgcgcgcgttccCCAAGGACGACGCGACGCAGAAGCCCCACCTGACGAGTTTCATGGTGTTCAAGGCCGGCATGACGCACATTGTGCGTGATGTCGATCGCCCTGGATCGAAGGTGAACaagaaggaggtggtggagccgGTGACGATCCTggaggcgccgccgatggTGATTGTCGGCATTGTGGGCTACCGCCAAACGCCGGTCGGCCTGAAGACGATCGGCACCGTGTGG